The DNA region GTGTACTGCGTCGAGGCGCTGTCCGCGCGGGTTTTGGCGATTTCGAGGTAGTCGTCACAGAAGGTGTTCCAGAAGAACGTCCGGAGGTGGTTGCGGGCTTTGGCGAACTCGTAGTGCTCGAAGTGTTCGGTGAGGGTTTCGACCGTGTCGTCGAGTTCCGCCAGCAGCCAGCGGTCGATCGCCTCGAGGTCGGCGGGCTCCTCGGGGTCGGCGGGCGCGAGGTGGTCGACCAGTTTGGAGGCGTTCCAGAGCTTGCGCAGGAGTTTCTCGCCGGCGACGATGTCCTGGTCCTGGTAGGGGAAGTCGTCGCCGACGGCGGCGCTGGCAGCCCAGAACCGGACGGCGTCGACGGGATACTCGTCGAGGACTTCGGCAGGTTCGACGACGTTGCCGCGGGATTTGGACATTTTCTCGCGATTCTCGTCGAGGACGTGGCCGTTGATGAGCGTCGCGTCGAAGGGCACCTCGCCGGTGTGCTCGTAGCACTTGACGATAGTGTGGAACAGCCAGAACGAGATGATGTCGTGGCCCTGTGGGCGCAGGTCGAACGGGTAGAGCTCGGGGTTCGCCATGGTGAACTCTTCGGCTTCCTCGTCCCAGTCCCAGCCGGCATTGATCAGCGGCGTCAACGAGGAGGTCGCCCACGTGTCGAAGACGTCCTCTTCGGCCTCGAATTCCTCACTACTGCACTCGGGGCAGCGCTCGAGCGGCGGGTCGTCGCTCAGGGGGTCGACCGGCAGGTCTTCCTTTTCGGCGATGATCGGGTGATCGCACTCGCCGCAGTACCAGACGGGGAACGGGATGCCCGAGTCGCGCTGACGCGAGATGAGCCAGTCCCACTCGAGGCCCTCGATCCAGTGTTGGTACCTGGTAAACATCTTCTCGGGGTACCAGTCCATGGCCTCGCCGGCCTCGAGGTACTCGTCCTTGTGATCGAGGATTTCGACGTACCACTGTTTGGAGACGCGGTACTCGACGGGGGTGTCACAGCGTTCGTGGACGCCGACGTCGTGGACGATTTCGCGGCGATCCCGGAGGAAGCCAGCGTCTTCGAGGTCCTCGACGATGGCTTCTCGAGCTTCCTCGGTACTCATTCCCTCGTAATCGTCCGCAAGGTCGGTCATCGTCGCAGTCTCGTCGATGGCGACTCGCAGTGGGAGGTCGTGGACCTGGTACCACTCGATGTCGTTCTGGTCACCGAACGTACAGCACATGACGACGCCGCTGCCCTTCTCCATGTCGACGCGGTCGTCGGCGATGATCGGCACCTCGTGGCCGAAGATGGGCACCCGTGCGGTTTCGCCAACCAGATCCTGGTTCTCCTCGTCGTCGGGGTGGACGAACACGGAGACGCACGCCGGCAGCAGTTCGGGGCGCGTCGTCGAGATGACGAACTCCTCGCGCGGCGGATTCTCGCCACGCATCTCGAAGGCGATGTCGTTGAAGTACGAGTCCCGCTCGTCGTCTTCGGTCTCGACCTGGGAGATGGCTGTCTCACACTCGGGACACCAGATCGCGGGCGCCTTTTTGCGGTACTCCCGCCCCTTCTCGTAGAGGTCGATAAAGGAGAGCTGGGAGATTCGCTGAACGCGGGGCTCGATGGTCTTGTAGGTGTGGTCCCAGTCGATCGAGGATCCCAGCGACTGCATCTTCTCGGTGAATTGTTCCTCGTACTTTGCGCAGACCTCGCGACAGAGCTGCTGGAACTCGCGGCGCTCGTAGTCCTGGTGGCGAATGCCGAGTTCCTCTTCTGTCAGGCGCTCGCTCGCGATGCCGTTGTCGTCGTAGCCGAACGGGAATAACACCTCCCCGTTTGCCATTCTGTTGAATCGTGCGGCGAAATCCTGCAGGAGATGCCCGTAGAGGGTCCCCATGTGCATATCGCCGGAGACAGTCGGCGGGGGTGTATCGATGCCGTACGCCGTGTTCGAATCGCTCGATTCGTTCTCGTAGGCGTAGGTTTTCACGTCGACCCAGCGTCGTTGCCACTTCGGTTCGATCCCGGACGGGTTGTAGTCGCCCTCGAGACTCACTTCTTGTTTGGGGCTGTCTATACTCATATTGTCACCGCCCGCTGTGGGTGCGTGGTTCGCGTCGCGTGATGTGTGTCTATCTGACATACTGGTCGTTGGTCGGTGAATGCTGGTCGGCTACAGTACAACCGTCGAAACGCGGGAAGGAGATGGGGCTAGAAGGCCCCTACGAACACGGCGGCTCGAGGACCGTCGTCGCAAAATTTGACGGACTCGTCCATACGGGTACTGATCGCTAC from Natronosalvus rutilus includes:
- a CDS encoding valine--tRNA ligase, whose product is MSDRHTSRDANHAPTAGGDNMSIDSPKQEVSLEGDYNPSGIEPKWQRRWVDVKTYAYENESSDSNTAYGIDTPPPTVSGDMHMGTLYGHLLQDFAARFNRMANGEVLFPFGYDDNGIASERLTEEELGIRHQDYERREFQQLCREVCAKYEEQFTEKMQSLGSSIDWDHTYKTIEPRVQRISQLSFIDLYEKGREYRKKAPAIWCPECETAISQVETEDDERDSYFNDIAFEMRGENPPREEFVISTTRPELLPACVSVFVHPDDEENQDLVGETARVPIFGHEVPIIADDRVDMEKGSGVVMCCTFGDQNDIEWYQVHDLPLRVAIDETATMTDLADDYEGMSTEEAREAIVEDLEDAGFLRDRREIVHDVGVHERCDTPVEYRVSKQWYVEILDHKDEYLEAGEAMDWYPEKMFTRYQHWIEGLEWDWLISRQRDSGIPFPVWYCGECDHPIIAEKEDLPVDPLSDDPPLERCPECSSEEFEAEEDVFDTWATSSLTPLINAGWDWDEEAEEFTMANPELYPFDLRPQGHDIISFWLFHTIVKCYEHTGEVPFDATLINGHVLDENREKMSKSRGNVVEPAEVLDEYPVDAVRFWAASAAVGDDFPYQDQDIVAGEKLLRKLWNASKLVDHLAPADPEEPADLEAIDRWLLAELDDTVETLTEHFEHYEFAKARNHLRTFFWNTFCDDYLEIAKTRADSASTQYTLWAAHRTFLLLWAPILPYATEEIWQAMYSDDTADFEETSIHTEAWPVPQGHEANLEAGETAMEVISSLRRYKSERQLPLNASLDSVAVYGPIEGFADAIQDVSHVRNLESLEEPPEITTEVASIDLDYATLGPKYGAKVGEIDAAIDAGEYEIDDEEGVLRVAGEELEADLFDVKYERTYSGDGEMIETESAVVIVHNEE